The following proteins are encoded in a genomic region of Cataglyphis hispanica isolate Lineage 1 chromosome 9, ULB_Chis1_1.0, whole genome shotgun sequence:
- the LOC126852017 gene encoding diphthine methyl ester synthase produces MLYMIGLGLGDAKDVTVKGFEIIKRCDRVYLESYTSILIVQQEVLEEFYGRSLIIADRELVENNADEIFPRSEDEDVAFLVVGDPFCATTHTDLILRAKEKNIKVKVIHNTSILTAVGCCGLQLYSYGETISIPYWTDSWSPDSFYEKIAFNRQRGLHTLCLLDIKVKEPTLESILKKKREYMPSRYMSVNEAAHQLIAILDNKIQDGQKDLAFTHQSLAVGLARIGCENQQIVACSLQDMTHVDLGPPLHSLVIPAEKLHPLEIEFLTQYSLNKSQCKEIIQ; encoded by the exons ATGTTATATATGATCGGATTAGGACTCGGCGATGCGAAAGATGTCACTGTTAAAGGattcgaaattattaaaagatgtgACCGCGTATATTTGGAATCTTATACTTCTATTTTAATAGTACAGCAAGAAGTTTTG GAAGAGTTCTATGGACGTTCTCTGATCATAGCTGATCGTGAATTAGTGGAGAACAATGCAGATGAGATATTCCCAAGGAGCGAAGATGAAGATGTTGCTTTTCTAGTTGTAGGAGATCCTTTTTGTGCTACTACACATACGGATTTAATTTTGCGTGCaaaggagaaaaatataaag gtAAAAGTCATACACAATACATCAATTTTAACTGCAGTTGGTTGCTGTGGTTTGCAACTGTATTCATATGGAGAAACAATTTCAATTCCATATTGGACTGATAGTTGGTCACCGGACAgcttttatgagaaaatagCTTTTAACAGACAAAGAGGACTACATACATTGTGTCTCTTGGATATTAAAGTCAAAGAGCCTACTCTGGAGAGTatcttgaaaaagaaaagggaaTATATGCCTTCAAGATACATGAGTGTCAATGAAGCAGCTCATCAGTTAATAGCAATACTCGACAATAAGATTCAAGATGGTCAGAAAGATTTAG cATTTACACATCAGAGTTTAGCAGTGGGTCTGGCACGAATAGGCTGCGAAAATCAGCAGATTGTTGCTTGTTCCCTGCAAGATATGACCCATGTAGATCTGGGACCGCCGCTGCACTCCCTCGTCATACCGGCCGAGAAACTGCATCCTCTGGAGATCGAATTTCTAACACAGTACTCTCTTAATAAGAGTCaatgtaaagaaataatacaataa